Proteins encoded in a region of the Bacillus methanolicus genome:
- a CDS encoding MFS transporter, whose protein sequence is MEHLEKLPKGLAKEKSDRSRQNFHKHWTLLSLSSIPLIMTLGNSMLFPVFPMMERALNISSFQSSLIITVYSVVAIFLIPIAGFLSDHIGRKKVIIPSLLISGIGGIISGWASWKMNDGYWLILIGRALQGVGAAGAAPIVMPLVGDIFKSEDEVSSSLGMIETSNTLGKVLSPILGSFLAGFIWFLPFFAFPVFCAISILLMFFHVKTPKSKEEPIRFSIFFKKVKDIFIYNRRWLCAAFLIGAIIMFVLFGMLFYLSEVLEKDYEIKNVRKGLLLAVPLGALCLSSFITGKNIKENKVLMKWITFGGTLLMATSIASLSFSKTLWFIIAMFSLSGIGIGAVLPCLDALITEGIEKEQRGTITSIYSSMRFVGVAAGPPAIAILMKNTEQTLFFLLSGLSILAALATFMAIKPEKE, encoded by the coding sequence ATGGAACATTTAGAAAAGCTCCCAAAAGGACTCGCAAAAGAAAAATCAGACCGGTCAAGACAGAACTTTCATAAGCATTGGACGCTCTTATCGCTTTCATCGATTCCGCTCATTATGACCCTTGGGAATTCAATGCTTTTTCCTGTATTTCCGATGATGGAAAGAGCGTTAAATATTTCTTCTTTCCAGTCGAGCTTGATTATAACAGTTTATTCAGTCGTTGCAATTTTTCTCATACCCATTGCCGGTTTTTTGTCTGATCATATCGGCCGCAAAAAAGTAATCATTCCAAGCCTCTTGATTTCAGGTATTGGTGGGATCATTTCCGGGTGGGCTTCGTGGAAGATGAATGATGGTTACTGGCTTATTCTTATCGGCCGGGCATTGCAGGGAGTTGGTGCTGCTGGGGCTGCCCCGATTGTTATGCCGCTTGTCGGAGATATATTTAAAAGTGAAGACGAAGTCAGCAGTTCTCTTGGAATGATTGAAACTTCGAACACGCTTGGGAAAGTTCTAAGCCCTATTTTAGGTTCATTTTTGGCCGGTTTTATATGGTTTCTTCCTTTTTTTGCATTTCCTGTTTTTTGTGCAATTTCTATCCTGCTTATGTTTTTCCATGTTAAAACGCCAAAATCAAAAGAAGAGCCGATACGCTTTAGCATTTTTTTCAAAAAAGTGAAAGATATTTTTATTTATAACCGTCGCTGGCTATGTGCAGCTTTCTTGATTGGTGCTATTATAATGTTTGTCCTATTTGGAATGCTGTTTTATCTATCAGAAGTTTTGGAAAAGGACTATGAGATTAAAAATGTCAGGAAAGGGCTGCTTTTAGCCGTTCCTCTCGGAGCACTCTGCCTTTCATCTTTTATTACCGGCAAAAATATTAAAGAAAATAAAGTGCTCATGAAATGGATTACATTTGGGGGAACATTGCTGATGGCAACATCGATTGCCTCTTTAAGTTTTTCTAAAACGTTATGGTTTATTATTGCAATGTTTTCCTTAAGCGGAATCGGAATCGGAGCGGTGCTTCCTTGCCTCGATGCACTGATAACAGAAGGGATTGAAAAAGAGCAAAGAGGAACAATCACTTCGATCTACAGTTCGATGAGGTTTGTCGGGGTTGCGGCAGGCCCTCCGGCCATTGCGATTCTCATGAAGAATACCGAACAGACTTTATTTTTTCTTCTAAGCGGCTTAAGCATTCTGGCCGCACTCGCCACATTTATGGCGATCAAACCTGAAAAAGAATGA
- a CDS encoding putative holin-like toxin: MTVFEAMTLMISFATLIIAVLTFNQKK, encoded by the coding sequence TTGACAGTTTTTGAAGCGATGACATTGATGATTTCATTTGCAACTCTGATCATCGCTGTTTTAACATTCAACCAAAAAAAATAG
- the trpC gene encoding indole-3-glycerol phosphate synthase TrpC has product MGTILDKIIETKKEEITRLKAEKPAICEPYVKRSFLSILENTEEVAIIAEFKRASPSKGDINAGLDPVEQAKLYERYGADAISVLTDTPYFKGSFNDLEAVRKAVDVPILCKDFIIDPIQIDRAYASGANIILLIAAALSETRLKDLYTYASAKELEVLVEVHNEEELEKALKTGTKLIGVNNRNLKTFEVDLAVTERLAPKVKQSGAFLISESGLKTRADVERVVRSGANGILVGETFMTGDSLGNTFKQMKMPLLGVKQP; this is encoded by the coding sequence GTGGGAACGATTTTAGATAAAATTATTGAAACGAAGAAAGAGGAGATTACAAGGCTGAAAGCGGAAAAGCCTGCCATTTGCGAGCCTTATGTAAAAAGGTCTTTTTTATCAATCCTCGAAAATACAGAAGAAGTTGCCATCATTGCCGAATTTAAGCGGGCTTCCCCTTCAAAGGGAGACATTAATGCCGGGCTTGATCCGGTTGAACAGGCGAAATTGTATGAACGTTACGGTGCTGATGCCATTTCAGTGTTGACGGACACTCCTTATTTCAAAGGGTCGTTTAATGACCTTGAGGCGGTTAGGAAAGCAGTCGATGTTCCGATTTTGTGCAAGGATTTTATCATTGATCCGATCCAAATCGACCGGGCATATGCGTCAGGTGCAAACATCATTCTTTTGATAGCGGCGGCTCTTTCGGAAACAAGGCTGAAAGATCTTTATACCTATGCAAGTGCGAAAGAGCTGGAGGTATTAGTTGAAGTTCACAACGAAGAAGAACTGGAAAAAGCTTTAAAGACGGGAACAAAATTAATCGGCGTCAATAACCGGAATTTAAAGACGTTTGAAGTCGACCTTGCCGTTACGGAAAGGCTTGCGCCGAAAGTAAAGCAATCGGGCGCATTTCTCATCAGCGAGAGCGGTTTGAAAACGCGGGCGGATGTGGAGAGAGTCGTCCGCTCAGGCGCAAACGGAATTTTGGTCGGAGAAACATTTATGACAGGAGATAGCTTGGGAAATACGTTTAAGCAAATGAAAATGCCTCTATTAGGAGTGAAACAGCCGTGA
- a CDS encoding anthranilate synthase component II gives MILLIDNYDSFTFNLYQYLGELGEDVQVARNDRITLKEIEMMNPEAIVLSPGPGRPEVAGICVDIIKAFYQKIPILGICLGHQAIGYAFGAVIEKAGKVMHGKTSKLTHTGTYLFEYLPQPVEVMRYHSLVIQNGTLPEAFKVLARSMDDNEIMAIKHESFPLYGLQFHPESVGTKTGKQIINNFLKNIRKENSHESFSSKIN, from the coding sequence ATGATACTGTTAATCGACAATTATGATTCATTTACATTCAATTTATATCAATATTTAGGCGAATTAGGCGAGGACGTACAGGTGGCAAGGAATGACCGGATCACCTTGAAGGAAATCGAAATGATGAATCCCGAAGCGATTGTTCTGTCGCCTGGGCCGGGAAGACCCGAAGTTGCAGGCATATGTGTAGATATCATAAAAGCTTTTTATCAAAAAATTCCGATTCTTGGTATATGCCTTGGCCATCAAGCAATTGGGTATGCTTTCGGGGCAGTGATTGAAAAGGCCGGCAAAGTCATGCATGGAAAAACGTCAAAACTGACTCATACAGGAACTTATTTATTCGAATATCTGCCTCAGCCGGTAGAAGTCATGCGATATCATTCGTTAGTCATTCAAAACGGCACACTCCCGGAAGCATTTAAAGTGCTTGCAAGATCGATGGATGATAACGAAATTATGGCGATAAAACATGAATCCTTCCCTCTTTACGGGCTTCAATTCCATCCGGAGTCGGTGGGTACAAAAACAGGGAAGCAGATTATAAACAACTTTTTAAAAAATATCAGGAAGGAGAACAGCCATGAAAGCTTTTCTTCAAAAATTAACTGA
- the trpE gene encoding anthranilate synthase component I, producing MLNMDELIVVELEGDTLTPISIFQRISGKKKFLLESSLKHEKTGRYSFIGADPAIELKGYGKTTEIVKGKVRKIKDEKPLEVLKAFLPNRDQTVKDIPFIGGAVGYVAYDAIRQYERIGKELDDDLQVPDVHLMFFEEVIVYDHLEQKVFIIGTPIQRETSNEHIRKKVLKRKEEVLNGTDITPVLKASISSFKASMKKDDFIEKVKIAKNYILEGDIFQVVLSQRLEAAIEGDPFSFYRKLRIDNPSPYMYYLDFEDYAVAGASPESIVKKVKTKITTNPIAGTRPRGKSEEEDKSLEKELMEDEKELAEHRMLVDLGRNDLGRVCEFGSIQLEKYMEIEKYKHVMHIVSEVSGTLKQQYAPVDALISCLPAGTVSGAPKIRAMEIINELEEVKRGVYSGAIGYFSANGNMDFALAIRTMLVKNNKAYIQAGAGIVHDSVPEKEYEETLHKLRAFLEDHK from the coding sequence ATGCTGAACATGGATGAATTGATCGTTGTGGAATTGGAAGGAGATACACTGACGCCGATTTCGATTTTTCAACGAATATCCGGAAAGAAAAAGTTTTTGCTGGAAAGCTCACTGAAGCATGAGAAAACTGGAAGGTATTCGTTTATCGGCGCAGATCCGGCTATTGAGCTGAAAGGATACGGGAAAACGACAGAAATTGTAAAAGGAAAGGTCAGAAAAATAAAAGACGAAAAACCGCTTGAAGTATTAAAAGCATTTCTCCCGAATAGAGATCAAACGGTGAAAGATATCCCTTTTATCGGCGGGGCGGTAGGATATGTGGCATATGATGCGATTCGTCAATACGAACGAATTGGAAAGGAACTTGACGATGATTTGCAGGTGCCTGATGTACATTTAATGTTTTTCGAAGAAGTGATCGTTTATGACCATTTGGAGCAAAAGGTATTCATCATCGGAACGCCGATTCAGCGGGAAACAAGCAATGAACATATCAGAAAAAAAGTTCTCAAACGGAAGGAAGAAGTACTGAATGGTACCGACATCACTCCCGTTTTAAAAGCTTCGATATCGTCCTTTAAGGCTTCCATGAAGAAAGATGATTTTATTGAAAAAGTAAAAATCGCAAAGAACTACATTCTTGAAGGAGACATCTTTCAGGTTGTTCTGTCGCAGCGTTTGGAAGCAGCGATTGAAGGTGACCCGTTCTCGTTTTACCGGAAATTAAGAATTGATAATCCATCACCATACATGTACTACCTTGATTTTGAAGACTATGCAGTTGCCGGCGCTTCTCCGGAAAGCATTGTAAAGAAAGTTAAAACGAAAATTACGACAAACCCAATCGCCGGAACACGGCCGCGCGGTAAAAGTGAGGAAGAGGACAAAAGCCTGGAGAAGGAACTAATGGAGGATGAAAAAGAACTTGCCGAACATCGGATGCTTGTTGATCTTGGCCGCAATGATCTTGGCAGGGTTTGTGAATTTGGAAGCATCCAACTTGAAAAATATATGGAAATTGAAAAATACAAACATGTCATGCACATTGTCTCTGAAGTTAGCGGAACGTTAAAACAGCAATATGCACCGGTTGATGCATTAATATCTTGCCTCCCGGCCGGGACAGTGTCCGGGGCTCCAAAAATCAGGGCAATGGAAATCATTAATGAACTTGAAGAAGTAAAAAGAGGCGTATATTCAGGAGCGATCGGCTACTTTTCCGCAAATGGAAATATGGACTTTGCACTTGCGATCCGGACGATGCTTGTAAAAAACAACAAGGCTTATATACAGGCAGGTGCAGGGATTGTCCATGATTCGGTCCCGGAAAAAGAATACGAAGAGACGCTTCATAAATTAAGAGCATTTTTGGAGGATCATAAATGA
- the trpD gene encoding anthranilate phosphoribosyltransferase — protein sequence MKAFLQKLTERESLTEYEMQEAVSFLFSEEVTDSEIAAFLIGLKTKGETVNEIAGLVKALREHSLPFRKKIPNVMDNCGTGGDGSKSFNISTTSAFVLAGAGIPVAKHGNRSISSKTGSADVLEHLGVNIHLPPERTEELIEEIGIAFLFAPNVHPRIKRIMKVRKDLRIPTIFNLIGPLTNPIDLEYQLLGIYRRNLIGMFAEVLNALGRKRAVVLNGAGFMDEASLQGENHLVVLEEGSIRNMTVHPEEVGLSVYNNEAIRGGDAKENAEILTNILKGEKGARRETVLLNAGIGIFAAGKADSIQEGIQLAKESIDSGSAFEKLQLLIEKSKVIQIEVI from the coding sequence ATGAAAGCTTTTCTTCAAAAATTAACTGAAAGAGAATCATTAACAGAATATGAGATGCAGGAAGCCGTCAGCTTTTTATTTTCCGAAGAAGTGACTGACAGTGAAATTGCCGCTTTCTTGATCGGGTTAAAAACAAAAGGGGAAACCGTAAACGAAATTGCCGGATTAGTAAAGGCGCTCAGGGAACATTCTCTTCCATTTAGAAAGAAAATTCCCAATGTTATGGATAATTGCGGAACGGGCGGCGACGGTTCGAAAAGTTTTAATATCAGCACAACTTCCGCATTTGTATTGGCGGGTGCAGGGATTCCGGTTGCTAAACACGGAAACCGCAGCATTTCAAGCAAGACCGGAAGCGCAGATGTTCTTGAGCATTTAGGGGTGAATATACATTTGCCGCCGGAACGGACGGAGGAATTAATTGAAGAAATCGGCATAGCTTTTTTGTTTGCACCGAATGTTCACCCCCGGATCAAACGAATTATGAAAGTAAGAAAAGACTTGAGGATTCCGACGATCTTTAATTTAATCGGTCCGCTGACAAATCCAATTGATCTCGAATACCAATTGCTTGGTATTTACCGCCGCAATCTGATCGGGATGTTTGCCGAAGTTTTAAACGCATTAGGACGAAAACGGGCTGTCGTTTTGAACGGTGCAGGATTTATGGATGAAGCTTCTCTTCAAGGAGAAAACCATTTAGTTGTGCTCGAAGAAGGGTCAATACGGAATATGACTGTCCATCCGGAAGAGGTCGGCCTGTCTGTTTACAACAATGAAGCCATCCGCGGCGGAGACGCAAAGGAAAACGCGGAAATTTTGACAAACATTCTGAAAGGCGAAAAAGGGGCAAGGCGTGAGACCGTTCTCCTTAACGCTGGAATTGGCATTTTTGCCGCCGGAAAAGCGGACTCCATACAGGAAGGTATTCAACTGGCAAAAGAAAGCATTGATTCCGGATCAGCGTTTGAGAAGCTGCAGCTCCTTATTGAAAAAAGCAAGGTAATTCAAATAGAGGTGATCTAA
- the pfkB gene encoding 1-phosphofructokinase — translation MIYTLTLNPSVDYFVQLEEVKIGELNRSKSEMKFPGGKGINVSRVLKRMGVTTRALGFIGGFTGKYIEDFLQNEKIETDFVRIKEDTRINIKLKTKTETEINAKGPHISERDFQGLKEKINHLTDGDLLILAGSIPAAMPKTTYEELVKICFKNGTRFVVDAEGDLLKKVLPYKPFLIKPNHHELGEFFDTEITSREEAIKYGKQLLDMGAQNVIVSLAAKGAVFINEACALIAEVPKGEVISSVAAGDSMVAGFLAKYEETKDVKEAFRYSVAAGSATAFSIGLCTSDKVEKLLPHVSIKQIGIELE, via the coding sequence ATGATTTATACATTGACATTAAATCCGTCCGTTGACTATTTCGTCCAACTGGAAGAGGTTAAGATTGGAGAGTTAAACCGGTCTAAAAGCGAGATGAAATTCCCGGGCGGAAAAGGAATTAATGTTTCCCGAGTTTTAAAAAGAATGGGAGTAACAACTAGAGCGCTCGGTTTTATTGGAGGTTTCACCGGAAAATACATTGAAGACTTTTTACAAAATGAAAAAATAGAAACCGATTTTGTAAGAATTAAAGAAGATACACGAATCAATATAAAGCTAAAAACAAAGACAGAAACAGAAATCAATGCAAAAGGCCCTCACATTTCTGAGAGAGACTTTCAAGGCCTAAAAGAAAAAATCAATCACCTGACAGATGGAGACTTGCTTATTTTAGCGGGTAGCATTCCAGCGGCAATGCCAAAAACTACTTACGAAGAGCTTGTGAAAATCTGTTTCAAAAACGGAACCAGGTTTGTCGTTGATGCCGAAGGAGACTTGCTTAAGAAAGTTCTTCCATACAAGCCGTTCCTCATTAAGCCAAACCATCACGAACTTGGGGAATTTTTTGATACAGAAATTACTTCTAGAGAAGAAGCAATTAAATATGGGAAACAGCTTTTGGATATGGGCGCCCAAAATGTGATCGTTTCACTGGCTGCAAAGGGAGCAGTTTTTATCAATGAAGCTTGTGCTTTAATTGCTGAAGTGCCGAAAGGGGAAGTAATAAGTTCTGTTGCAGCGGGAGACTCGATGGTAGCCGGTTTCTTAGCGAAATACGAAGAAACAAAAGACGTTAAAGAAGCGTTCCGATACAGTGTCGCCGCCGGAAGTGCAACCGCTTTTTCAATTGGATTATGCACTTCAGATAAAGTCGAAAAATTATTGCCTCACGTTTCAATTAAACAAATTGGGATAGAGCTAGAATGA
- a CDS encoding Rrf2 family transcriptional regulator: MKISSRFTVAVHILSLLALERNKVCTSEWIAGSVNTNPVVIRRVLGMLKKAELVNVRAGTGGASLTKSLNEITLLDVYRAVDVVEEGELFQFHDNPNPNCPVGSNIQPVLELVLLKAQNAMEKVLEEITMEEITTGIVQKIKSS, encoded by the coding sequence ATGAAAATCAGCAGCCGTTTTACGGTAGCGGTTCATATTCTATCTTTGCTGGCGCTAGAAAGAAATAAAGTTTGTACTTCCGAGTGGATTGCCGGAAGTGTCAACACGAATCCAGTCGTTATACGCAGAGTACTGGGAATGCTTAAGAAGGCAGAGCTCGTTAACGTTCGTGCGGGTACCGGCGGGGCAAGTCTTACTAAAAGCCTGAATGAGATTACACTTTTGGATGTATATCGGGCAGTTGATGTAGTCGAAGAAGGAGAACTGTTTCAATTTCATGATAACCCCAATCCGAATTGCCCGGTCGGTTCAAACATTCAACCTGTTCTTGAACTTGTCTTACTAAAAGCACAAAATGCGATGGAAAAAGTGCTTGAAGAAATAACGATGGAGGAAATTACAACCGGCATCGTTCAAAAAATAAAATCCAGTTAA
- a CDS encoding phosphoribosylanthranilate isomerase — MKVKICGITDRGTALEAVKAGADAIGFVFAESKRKISPKNAKEIALHLPADVVKVGVFVNEAKEVIEATVKEAGLNMIQLHGDEPPEFCNGFSVPVIKAISIETRDDLRKLNDFPCDYILLDSPKGKYRGGNGIKFDWRIAEGIQSEKKIILAGGLTPDNVCTAIRTVQPYMVDVSSGVETAGKKDIKKIAAFIEDAKGVRI; from the coding sequence GTGAAAGTAAAAATTTGCGGCATCACAGACCGTGGGACCGCTCTTGAAGCAGTTAAAGCTGGTGCAGATGCGATTGGCTTTGTTTTTGCCGAAAGCAAGCGGAAAATTTCCCCTAAGAATGCAAAAGAGATCGCTTTACATCTTCCGGCGGATGTGGTGAAAGTCGGCGTATTTGTTAATGAGGCAAAAGAGGTGATTGAGGCAACAGTCAAGGAAGCAGGATTGAACATGATTCAACTGCATGGGGATGAACCGCCGGAATTTTGCAATGGATTTTCTGTTCCGGTAATAAAAGCCATAAGCATTGAAACCCGAGATGATTTGCGAAAACTGAACGATTTTCCATGCGACTACATTCTTCTAGACAGCCCTAAGGGGAAATACCGCGGGGGAAATGGCATTAAGTTTGATTGGCGAATCGCCGAAGGGATTCAATCAGAAAAAAAGATTATTTTAGCTGGGGGCTTAACTCCTGACAATGTTTGCACTGCGATTCGGACTGTTCAGCCGTATATGGTTGATGTCAGCAGCGGTGTTGAAACAGCCGGAAAAAAGGATATCAAAAAAATAGCAGCGTTCATTGAAGATGCAAAAGGAGTGAGAATCTAA
- a CDS encoding alpha/beta fold hydrolase: protein MPYFSHGENNIFFEDIGSGVPIVFVHPPAMGRKVFYYQKKLAKHFRVLLPDLSGHGDTTGPAGKVSIAGFAGEIKGLLDYLEIERAVVCGYSSGGVVAQEFALQNPNRTLALILSGGFPQVMSPAFKYEHLIGMYFVKHAPGFLRYIIATSHTDNKELRNDILHHMEKADRKTWFDFYERSLQYSCLDRLHKLKAPLLLLYGSRDIVNQHARAYKKHTNCQIAIISKVSHHLPTKRWELFNQLITGFLSEKVPAD, encoded by the coding sequence ATGCCGTATTTTTCCCATGGAGAAAACAACATTTTCTTCGAAGATATCGGTTCAGGTGTTCCGATAGTTTTTGTTCACCCTCCTGCGATGGGGCGGAAAGTTTTTTATTATCAAAAAAAGCTTGCCAAGCATTTTCGTGTTTTGCTGCCTGATTTAAGCGGGCACGGGGATACAACAGGTCCGGCAGGAAAAGTTTCAATAGCCGGATTTGCCGGAGAAATTAAAGGTTTGTTGGATTATCTAGAGATCGAACGTGCGGTTGTTTGCGGTTATTCATCCGGAGGAGTTGTTGCACAGGAATTTGCTCTTCAAAATCCGAACCGGACACTAGCTCTTATTCTTTCCGGAGGGTTTCCGCAAGTAATGTCTCCGGCCTTTAAGTATGAACATCTTATTGGGATGTATTTCGTAAAGCATGCTCCCGGATTTTTGAGGTACATAATCGCAACGAGCCATACGGACAATAAGGAATTGAGGAACGACATTTTGCATCATATGGAAAAAGCTGACCGGAAAACATGGTTTGATTTTTATGAACGATCTCTTCAATATTCCTGCCTTGACCGCCTTCATAAGCTGAAAGCGCCATTACTGTTGTTATACGGTTCAAGAGACATTGTAAATCAACATGCTCGCGCCTACAAAAAGCATACGAATTGCCAAATTGCAATAATTTCCAAAGTATCCCATCACCTGCCAACGAAGAGATGGGAACTGTTCAATCAATTGATAACAGGATTTTTATCGGAAAAAGTTCCTGCAGATTAA
- the trpB gene encoding tryptophan synthase subunit beta, giving the protein MTTYTLPDHKGHFGPYGGKFIPETLMQAVIELEDEYKKAAKDPAFQQQLKDLLKEYVGRETPLYYAENLTRHGNGAKIYLKREDLNHTGAHKINNTIGQALLALRMGKKKVVAETGAGQHGVATATVCALLNLECVIFMGEEDIRRQQLNVFRMELLGAKVVSVSSGSGTLKDAVNEALRYWVANVNDTHYILGSVMGPHPFPMIVRDFQSVIGMETKEQFFAKEGRLPEAIVACIGGGSNSMGMFYPFLEDEEVKLYGVEAAGLGIDTGRHAASLTKGKPGVLHGAYMYLLQDEDGQILEAHSISAGLDYPGVGPEHSYLKDTGRVSYESITDEEALKAFQLLSRLEGIIPALESAHAVAYALKLAAKMKKEEAIVVCLSGRGDKDVPQVKARLGKELES; this is encoded by the coding sequence ATGACAACCTATACATTACCGGATCACAAAGGGCATTTTGGACCTTACGGCGGCAAATTTATACCGGAAACGCTGATGCAGGCCGTCATTGAATTGGAAGATGAATATAAAAAAGCGGCAAAAGACCCGGCTTTTCAGCAGCAATTGAAAGATTTACTTAAGGAATATGTTGGCAGGGAAACGCCTTTATACTATGCAGAAAACTTAACCAGGCACGGAAACGGGGCCAAAATTTATTTGAAACGGGAGGATTTAAACCATACCGGAGCCCATAAAATCAACAATACAATCGGCCAGGCGCTACTCGCCCTTCGAATGGGAAAGAAAAAAGTTGTGGCTGAAACAGGGGCCGGCCAGCACGGAGTCGCAACAGCTACGGTATGTGCTTTATTAAATCTCGAATGCGTGATATTTATGGGAGAAGAAGACATCAGACGACAGCAGCTGAATGTGTTTCGCATGGAACTGCTCGGAGCCAAAGTTGTCAGCGTTTCGTCAGGAAGCGGCACTTTAAAAGATGCCGTAAATGAAGCGCTTCGCTACTGGGTTGCAAACGTCAATGATACACATTACATTTTGGGGTCTGTGATGGGGCCGCATCCGTTTCCGATGATTGTCCGTGATTTTCAAAGTGTGATTGGGATGGAAACAAAGGAACAATTTTTTGCAAAAGAAGGAAGGCTGCCTGAAGCGATTGTTGCTTGTATTGGCGGGGGCAGCAATTCGATGGGCATGTTTTATCCGTTTTTGGAAGATGAGGAAGTAAAATTGTACGGAGTGGAAGCTGCCGGATTAGGGATTGATACTGGCCGACATGCGGCATCGCTTACAAAAGGCAAGCCGGGAGTATTGCATGGAGCCTATATGTATTTACTGCAGGACGAAGACGGACAAATCTTAGAGGCTCACTCGATTTCCGCCGGCCTTGATTATCCCGGCGTAGGCCCTGAGCATAGCTATTTAAAAGATACAGGCCGTGTCAGCTACGAATCGATCACAGATGAGGAAGCTCTTAAAGCATTTCAGCTGCTATCCCGTTTGGAGGGAATCATACCGGCTCTCGAGAGCGCACACGCAGTGGCTTATGCATTAAAACTTGCCGCGAAAATGAAGAAAGAAGAAGCGATCGTCGTTTGCTTGTCAGGGCGCGGAGATAAAGATGTTCCGCAAGTTAAAGCAAGATTGGGAAAGGAGCTGGAATCATGA
- a CDS encoding DoxX family protein: protein MNLGVLIIRLVIGLTFMGHGAQKLFGWFGGHGLKGTGGFFESIGIKPGYQMALLAGLAEFLGGALFALGLFTPLAAALIAGTMLVAIVKVHGSNGFWAAQNGYEFNLVLLAAAIGVALIGAGSYSIDAIIF, encoded by the coding sequence ATGAATCTAGGAGTTTTAATTATTCGACTAGTAATTGGACTTACTTTTATGGGACATGGAGCCCAAAAATTATTTGGTTGGTTCGGCGGCCACGGTTTGAAAGGAACTGGCGGATTTTTTGAATCAATAGGAATTAAACCGGGGTATCAGATGGCATTATTAGCAGGACTAGCTGAATTTTTAGGCGGAGCTTTATTTGCACTTGGGCTTTTCACTCCGCTTGCAGCTGCTTTGATTGCCGGAACAATGTTAGTGGCAATTGTGAAAGTTCATGGATCTAACGGTTTTTGGGCTGCGCAAAACGGTTATGAATTTAATCTTGTTTTGCTAGCTGCAGCAATTGGGGTTGCACTAATTGGTGCGGGAAGCTATTCAATTGACGCCATTATTTTTTGA